From the Argopecten irradians isolate NY chromosome 13, Ai_NY, whole genome shotgun sequence genome, one window contains:
- the LOC138306424 gene encoding uncharacterized protein: protein MDEYPLLSHVCGENIRLSEGKSEAIWDSKYSGGIVFSAQALRYQEQIRIVLLGSSHVDIGVTQIDPESLRGPGSVRRMYLSEKCSIINNIRVHKQKCEVFLKNLKDKVISPAGNNTYGVSVDPKMNVWLVVCIKFGSASVTIDSPDMFHDVTGENIEFEGTQKQTAKLKVVNPASVCIIDRHLTTAGFDPVRIGIDPLPGIGGTPPHIYYVKLGLTSVQPGKMAELDPQSLVISKPTKTTLQNRWIPVQTFERRNQNDCTNPPVDKCKGELTIKVNTDGEMLYEHSSGIHGKWPITDQRLFIVLELFRVSVKMLSPLQRKDSTYEHNRMGKNAHSMENLQQEADDEGGYLRPLPNTDPESEPSRPVSSPCESSWHDWSNSWLLLERISSLEFDAKEKPAVTLEQKMNDTIKEMSSMKMPDDNYMKMYQLSDKKPYSLPTNAPSPHPEDMLRQIYAKMDNIEAIISQLQYIGEERHNQMFASYKRLKEVVEGIAKANANPDMVPIGETIRENYMTLLEELKPSDLVFTLYQKKIIDIVEKQRIQEMCSKGLGRKEINDKLLDLISQRLVSRTAMMEALQLSNQAHLKDKMLP, encoded by the exons ATGGACGAATATCCACTATTATCCCATGTTTGCGGCGAAAACATCCGTCTTTCAGAAGGGAAGTCTGAGGCAATATGGGACTCGAAGTACTCTGGGGGCATTGTGTTCTCTGCACAGGCGCTTCGCTACCAAGAGCAAATCAGAATCGTGTTGCTAGGAAGCAGTCACGTAGACATAGGGGTCACACAAATTGACCCCGAGTCATTAAGGGGTCCAGGTAGCGTGCGACGTATGTACCTCAGCGAAAAATGTTCcatcattaataacatcagagtCCATAAACAGAAATGTGAAGTGTTTCTTAAAAACCTCAAGGAtaaggttatctcccctgccgGAAACAACACCTACGGAGTTTCTGTTGACCCAAAGATGAACGTCTGGCTTGTcgtttgtataaaatttgggaGTGCGTCTGTGACTATAG ACTCTCCAGACATGTTCCATGACGTCACCGGTGAAAACATTGAGTTCGAGGGAACTCAGAAGCAAACGGCTAAACTGAAGGTTGTCAATCCGGCTTCTGTTTGTATTATAGACAGACATTTAACGACAGCAGGATTTGACCCTGTCCGGATTGGCATTGATCCACTCCCAGGCATTGGTGGGACTCCGCCACATATCTACTACGTTAAACTTGGGCTGACGAGTGTCCAACCAGGCAAAATGGCTGAGTTAGACCCACAATCATTAGTCATTAGTAAACCAACGAAGACGACGCTTCAGAACAGATGGATACCGGTCCAAACATTTGAGAGGAGAAATCAAAACGATTGTACAAATCCACCTGTGGACAAATGTAAGGGTGAACTTACCATCAAAGTAAATACAGACGGCGAAATGTTATACGAACACAGTAGTGGTATACACGGCAAATGGCCGATCACTGACCAGCGACTTTTTATCGTACTTGAACTGTTTCGAGTTTCAGTTAAAATGCTGTCACCTTTGCAAAGGAAGGATTCTACATATGAACATAATCGAATGGGCAAAAACGCACATTCAATGGAAAATCTTCAACAGGAGGCAGATGATGAAGGTGGATACCTCAGGCCGCTTCCGAACACTGACCCCGAATCAGAACCTTCGCGGCCCGTATCCTCCCCATGCGAGTCCTCCTGGCATGATTGGTCAAATTCATGGCTTCTGCTAGAGCGCATATCATCATTGGAGTTTGATGCGAAGGAAAAACCGGCCGTCACCTTAGAGCAAAAAATGAACGACACCATCAAAGAAATGAGTTCGATGAAGATGCCAGATGACAACTATATGAAAATGTATCAATTATCGGACAAAAAACCATACTCACTTCCAACGAATGCTCCCTCGCCTCATCCCGAAGATATGTTGAGGCAAATATACGCCAAAATGGATAATATAGAGGCAATTATTTCTCAATTGCAGTATATCGGAGAAGAGCGTCATAACCAAATGTTCGCTAGTTATAAAAGGCTGAAGGAGGTCGTTGAAGGGATAGCAAAGGCAAATGCAAACCCCGACATGGTGCCGATAGGAGAAACTATCCGTGAGAACTATATGACTCTGCTGGAGGAACTTAAACCTAGTGATCTCGTCTTTACATTATACCAAAAGAAAATTATTGATATAGTGGAGAAACAAAGAATTCAGGAGATGTGCAGCAAGGGATTGGGTAGAAAGGAAATCAATGACAAACTGTTGGATTTGATAAGTCAACGATTGGTTAGTCGCACGGCAATGATGGAAGCATTACAACTCTCCAATCAGGCTCATTTAAAGGACAAAATGCTGCCGTGA
- the LOC138306425 gene encoding uncharacterized protein isoform X3: protein MYTVWAHIINRDIEYLNADNMADGTGVGSGAMISQICGENIRVRKDGLEAEWHHDYSGGCLFSATPIDRNQQYRIRLSDGSSHIDVGFTQKDPFTCQNLRIAYSQHHFRTVGKIRLHRTELEVTVSCSQDKFSCKTNDTIPCPIDPGPVWIYVNIKFGKANVRLEATNSRKISFHDIYGENIVMEDNKCKAKLSNEHPSAVCILEKPLLVGDKIKFELKPNTSGSRSDPPHYYHVTFGVSSLSPQALRVTAPEIFSVSNNVTSMKSQESRSHLGRIDHYRKSGRSEDGCDGSLTVTRSSESIIHYKHSRQSESDKERSINTPVYLFFELFRASVLITEDNSSGGYAVMSPGDDVEVDSKPKVNNRKEPREDSWHSCSGEESSRTGN, encoded by the exons atgtacacGGTTTGGGCTCATAT aattaacAGGGATATCGAATATTTGAATGCAGACAACATGGCAGACGGAACGGGCGTAGGTAGTGGAGCGATGATTTCACAGATCTGTGGGGAGAATATTCGTGTGAGAAAAGATGGCCTGGAAGCAGAATGGCACCACGATTATTCGGGCGGATGTCTGTTTAGTGCGACACCTATTGACCGTAACCAACAATATCGCATCCGGTTGTCTGACGGAAGTAGCCATATAGATGTAGGATTCACACAGAAGGATCCGTTCACGTGTCAAAATTTACGTATAGCATATTCACAACACCATTTCAGGACAGTGGGAAAAATCAGGTTACACAGGACGGAACTCGAGGTTACTGTATCATGTAGTCAGGACAAGTTCTCCTGCAAGACGAATGATACGATACCCTGTCCTATCGACCCTGGGCCTGTCTGGATATATGTCAACATCAAGTTTGGGAAAGCCAATGTTCGCCTtg AGGCAACTAATTCCAGGAAGATATCGTTTCACGACATATATGGCGAAAACATCGTAATGGAAGACAACAAATGCAAAGCAAAGTTATCTAATGAACACCCGTCTGCAGTGTGTATATTGGAGAAGCCACTTCTGGTtggagataaaataaaatttgaattaaaaccGAACACTTCCGGTTCACGTTCTGATCCGCCGCACTACTATCACGTGACATTTGGAGTGAGTAGTCTTAGTCCGCAGGCATTAAGAGTTACCGCCCCTGAGATCTTCTCGGTGAGTAACAATGTTACGTCCATGAAGTCACAAGAGTCAAGAAGCCATCTAGGTCGGATAGATCATTACCGGAAGTCAGGACGATCTGAGGACGGCTGTGACGGATCGCTGACGGTGACGAGGAGTTCCGAATCTATcatacattacaaacattcGAGACAAAGCGAAAGTGACAAGGAACGCTCGATCAATACCCCTGTTTATCTGTTCTTTGAACTGTTCCGAGCGTCTGTATTGATAACAGAGGACAACAGTAGTGGCGGTTATGCTGTGATGAGTCCAGGAGATGATGTTGAAGTTGACTCGAAACCGAAAGTAAACAATCGCAAAGAACCGCGCGAAGACTCCTGGCATTCGTGCAGTGGGGAGGAATCAAGTAGAACCGGAAATTAA
- the LOC138306425 gene encoding uncharacterized protein isoform X2 codes for MCDVTTKSQPKRINRDIEYLNADNMADGTGVGSGAMISQICGENIRVRKDGLEAEWHHDYSGGCLFSATPIDRNQQYRIRLSDGSSHIDVGFTQKDPFTCQNLRIAYSQHHFRTVGKIRLHRTELEVTVSCSQDKFSCKTNDTIPCPIDPGPVWIYVNIKFGKANVRLEATNSRKISFHDIYGENIVMEDNKCKAKLSNEHPSAVCILEKPLLVGDKIKFELKPNTSGSRSDPPHYYHVTFGVSSLSPQALRVTAPEIFSVSNNVTSMKSQESRSHLGRIDHYRKSGRSEDGCDGSLTVTRSSESIIHYKHSRQSESDKERSINTPVYLFFELFRASVLITEDNSSGGYAVMSPGDDVEVDSKPKVNNRKEPREDSWHSCSGEESSRTGN; via the exons ATGTGT Gatgtgacaacgaaatcacaacccaaaag aattaacAGGGATATCGAATATTTGAATGCAGACAACATGGCAGACGGAACGGGCGTAGGTAGTGGAGCGATGATTTCACAGATCTGTGGGGAGAATATTCGTGTGAGAAAAGATGGCCTGGAAGCAGAATGGCACCACGATTATTCGGGCGGATGTCTGTTTAGTGCGACACCTATTGACCGTAACCAACAATATCGCATCCGGTTGTCTGACGGAAGTAGCCATATAGATGTAGGATTCACACAGAAGGATCCGTTCACGTGTCAAAATTTACGTATAGCATATTCACAACACCATTTCAGGACAGTGGGAAAAATCAGGTTACACAGGACGGAACTCGAGGTTACTGTATCATGTAGTCAGGACAAGTTCTCCTGCAAGACGAATGATACGATACCCTGTCCTATCGACCCTGGGCCTGTCTGGATATATGTCAACATCAAGTTTGGGAAAGCCAATGTTCGCCTtg AGGCAACTAATTCCAGGAAGATATCGTTTCACGACATATATGGCGAAAACATCGTAATGGAAGACAACAAATGCAAAGCAAAGTTATCTAATGAACACCCGTCTGCAGTGTGTATATTGGAGAAGCCACTTCTGGTtggagataaaataaaatttgaattaaaaccGAACACTTCCGGTTCACGTTCTGATCCGCCGCACTACTATCACGTGACATTTGGAGTGAGTAGTCTTAGTCCGCAGGCATTAAGAGTTACCGCCCCTGAGATCTTCTCGGTGAGTAACAATGTTACGTCCATGAAGTCACAAGAGTCAAGAAGCCATCTAGGTCGGATAGATCATTACCGGAAGTCAGGACGATCTGAGGACGGCTGTGACGGATCGCTGACGGTGACGAGGAGTTCCGAATCTATcatacattacaaacattcGAGACAAAGCGAAAGTGACAAGGAACGCTCGATCAATACCCCTGTTTATCTGTTCTTTGAACTGTTCCGAGCGTCTGTATTGATAACAGAGGACAACAGTAGTGGCGGTTATGCTGTGATGAGTCCAGGAGATGATGTTGAAGTTGACTCGAAACCGAAAGTAAACAATCGCAAAGAACCGCGCGAAGACTCCTGGCATTCGTGCAGTGGGGAGGAATCAAGTAGAACCGGAAATTAA
- the LOC138306425 gene encoding uncharacterized protein isoform X4 codes for MADGTGVGSGAMISQICGENIRVRKDGLEAEWHHDYSGGCLFSATPIDRNQQYRIRLSDGSSHIDVGFTQKDPFTCQNLRIAYSQHHFRTVGKIRLHRTELEVTVSCSQDKFSCKTNDTIPCPIDPGPVWIYVNIKFGKANVRLEATNSRKISFHDIYGENIVMEDNKCKAKLSNEHPSAVCILEKPLLVGDKIKFELKPNTSGSRSDPPHYYHVTFGVSSLSPQALRVTAPEIFSVSNNVTSMKSQESRSHLGRIDHYRKSGRSEDGCDGSLTVTRSSESIIHYKHSRQSESDKERSINTPVYLFFELFRASVLITEDNSSGGYAVMSPGDDVEVDSKPKVNNRKEPREDSWHSCSGEESSRTGN; via the exons ATGGCAGACGGAACGGGCGTAGGTAGTGGAGCGATGATTTCACAGATCTGTGGGGAGAATATTCGTGTGAGAAAAGATGGCCTGGAAGCAGAATGGCACCACGATTATTCGGGCGGATGTCTGTTTAGTGCGACACCTATTGACCGTAACCAACAATATCGCATCCGGTTGTCTGACGGAAGTAGCCATATAGATGTAGGATTCACACAGAAGGATCCGTTCACGTGTCAAAATTTACGTATAGCATATTCACAACACCATTTCAGGACAGTGGGAAAAATCAGGTTACACAGGACGGAACTCGAGGTTACTGTATCATGTAGTCAGGACAAGTTCTCCTGCAAGACGAATGATACGATACCCTGTCCTATCGACCCTGGGCCTGTCTGGATATATGTCAACATCAAGTTTGGGAAAGCCAATGTTCGCCTtg AGGCAACTAATTCCAGGAAGATATCGTTTCACGACATATATGGCGAAAACATCGTAATGGAAGACAACAAATGCAAAGCAAAGTTATCTAATGAACACCCGTCTGCAGTGTGTATATTGGAGAAGCCACTTCTGGTtggagataaaataaaatttgaattaaaaccGAACACTTCCGGTTCACGTTCTGATCCGCCGCACTACTATCACGTGACATTTGGAGTGAGTAGTCTTAGTCCGCAGGCATTAAGAGTTACCGCCCCTGAGATCTTCTCGGTGAGTAACAATGTTACGTCCATGAAGTCACAAGAGTCAAGAAGCCATCTAGGTCGGATAGATCATTACCGGAAGTCAGGACGATCTGAGGACGGCTGTGACGGATCGCTGACGGTGACGAGGAGTTCCGAATCTATcatacattacaaacattcGAGACAAAGCGAAAGTGACAAGGAACGCTCGATCAATACCCCTGTTTATCTGTTCTTTGAACTGTTCCGAGCGTCTGTATTGATAACAGAGGACAACAGTAGTGGCGGTTATGCTGTGATGAGTCCAGGAGATGATGTTGAAGTTGACTCGAAACCGAAAGTAAACAATCGCAAAGAACCGCGCGAAGACTCCTGGCATTCGTGCAGTGGGGAGGAATCAAGTAGAACCGGAAATTAA
- the LOC138306425 gene encoding uncharacterized protein isoform X1: MYTVWAHMYVLTFPITSLHCAWKLWMFTRYKVYTNDYSINRYHLCTCVINRDIEYLNADNMADGTGVGSGAMISQICGENIRVRKDGLEAEWHHDYSGGCLFSATPIDRNQQYRIRLSDGSSHIDVGFTQKDPFTCQNLRIAYSQHHFRTVGKIRLHRTELEVTVSCSQDKFSCKTNDTIPCPIDPGPVWIYVNIKFGKANVRLEATNSRKISFHDIYGENIVMEDNKCKAKLSNEHPSAVCILEKPLLVGDKIKFELKPNTSGSRSDPPHYYHVTFGVSSLSPQALRVTAPEIFSVSNNVTSMKSQESRSHLGRIDHYRKSGRSEDGCDGSLTVTRSSESIIHYKHSRQSESDKERSINTPVYLFFELFRASVLITEDNSSGGYAVMSPGDDVEVDSKPKVNNRKEPREDSWHSCSGEESSRTGN, translated from the exons atgtacacGGTTTGGGCTCATATGTATGTATTGACCTTTCCAATCACCTCCCTGCATTGTGCATGGAAACTTTGGATGTTTACGCGATACAAAGTCTATACTAATGATTATTCCATTAATAGGTACCATTTGTGCACATGTGT aattaacAGGGATATCGAATATTTGAATGCAGACAACATGGCAGACGGAACGGGCGTAGGTAGTGGAGCGATGATTTCACAGATCTGTGGGGAGAATATTCGTGTGAGAAAAGATGGCCTGGAAGCAGAATGGCACCACGATTATTCGGGCGGATGTCTGTTTAGTGCGACACCTATTGACCGTAACCAACAATATCGCATCCGGTTGTCTGACGGAAGTAGCCATATAGATGTAGGATTCACACAGAAGGATCCGTTCACGTGTCAAAATTTACGTATAGCATATTCACAACACCATTTCAGGACAGTGGGAAAAATCAGGTTACACAGGACGGAACTCGAGGTTACTGTATCATGTAGTCAGGACAAGTTCTCCTGCAAGACGAATGATACGATACCCTGTCCTATCGACCCTGGGCCTGTCTGGATATATGTCAACATCAAGTTTGGGAAAGCCAATGTTCGCCTtg AGGCAACTAATTCCAGGAAGATATCGTTTCACGACATATATGGCGAAAACATCGTAATGGAAGACAACAAATGCAAAGCAAAGTTATCTAATGAACACCCGTCTGCAGTGTGTATATTGGAGAAGCCACTTCTGGTtggagataaaataaaatttgaattaaaaccGAACACTTCCGGTTCACGTTCTGATCCGCCGCACTACTATCACGTGACATTTGGAGTGAGTAGTCTTAGTCCGCAGGCATTAAGAGTTACCGCCCCTGAGATCTTCTCGGTGAGTAACAATGTTACGTCCATGAAGTCACAAGAGTCAAGAAGCCATCTAGGTCGGATAGATCATTACCGGAAGTCAGGACGATCTGAGGACGGCTGTGACGGATCGCTGACGGTGACGAGGAGTTCCGAATCTATcatacattacaaacattcGAGACAAAGCGAAAGTGACAAGGAACGCTCGATCAATACCCCTGTTTATCTGTTCTTTGAACTGTTCCGAGCGTCTGTATTGATAACAGAGGACAACAGTAGTGGCGGTTATGCTGTGATGAGTCCAGGAGATGATGTTGAAGTTGACTCGAAACCGAAAGTAAACAATCGCAAAGAACCGCGCGAAGACTCCTGGCATTCGTGCAGTGGGGAGGAATCAAGTAGAACCGGAAATTAA